In Lysobacter firmicutimachus, one genomic interval encodes:
- a CDS encoding DUF4124 domain-containing protein: MKTWICYAVLLLSPAASAQMVYKCIGKGGAVSYQSDPCAGTKTAKSWTATPEAPPTNEELWRRHRAQKKADADSRYLSRIAGRSRSGAAAGAAVTTGSFGTSQCENMKRMRDANVTNDTGYDGRRAWADQVYDACK, from the coding sequence ATGAAGACATGGATTTGCTATGCCGTACTGCTGTTGTCGCCCGCTGCGTCCGCACAGATGGTGTACAAATGCATAGGCAAGGGCGGGGCGGTCTCGTACCAAAGCGACCCCTGCGCGGGTACCAAAACTGCCAAGTCCTGGACGGCCACACCCGAAGCGCCTCCTACGAACGAAGAGCTTTGGCGGCGACATCGAGCCCAAAAGAAGGCCGATGCTGACTCGCGCTATTTGTCTCGGATCGCCGGCCGATCTCGGTCGGGGGCAGCCGCCGGGGCAGCCGTCACCACAGGTTCGTTTGGCACTAGCCAATGCGAAAACATGAAACGCATGCGCGATGCCAACGTTACCAATGACACCGGTTATGACGGTCGCCGGGCTTGGGCCGATCAGGTTTACGACGCCTGCAAATGA
- a CDS encoding DUF3693 domain-containing protein → MSATLKLLDKYREARGIPSDNAAAIALGIHRATVSGWRKQGKQAEAHVIAAMAKAIGQEPGGWLALIESERARSNEDRKVWAALARQLGAAAAFALVLCVLSLPAPAKAASQGVERGTGYALCEIMGAVRGRGSCASCVASWRYSHRQEVTVTTRPPCWSEGQKCPNDCAAALLQQQAHNHFNLTGPWSGWRLRGRDLVGPGGERVSPERLRGLLWREAGTDRASSARNRREATPAARGRQPVKVVVIELADFRVGGVTAG, encoded by the coding sequence ATGAGCGCAACCCTGAAACTACTCGACAAGTACCGCGAGGCGCGCGGAATCCCGTCAGACAACGCTGCGGCGATCGCGCTGGGCATCCACCGCGCAACCGTAAGTGGCTGGCGGAAGCAAGGCAAACAGGCGGAAGCTCATGTGATCGCGGCAATGGCGAAAGCCATCGGGCAAGAACCTGGCGGGTGGCTGGCTCTGATCGAGTCGGAGCGTGCGCGATCCAACGAGGATCGGAAGGTATGGGCCGCCCTGGCGCGCCAACTTGGGGCTGCGGCGGCGTTCGCGCTAGTGCTGTGCGTGCTGTCGCTGCCCGCCCCTGCTAAGGCCGCCTCCCAGGGCGTGGAGCGCGGCACGGGCTATGCATTATGCGAAATTATGGGTGCCGTACGTGGTCGCGGCTCCTGCGCTTCCTGCGTGGCCTCCTGGCGGTACTCACACCGACAGGAGGTCACCGTGACGACTCGTCCCCCGTGCTGGTCTGAGGGCCAGAAATGCCCGAACGACTGCGCCGCCGCGTTGCTGCAGCAACAGGCCCACAACCACTTCAACCTCACCGGGCCCTGGTCCGGCTGGCGCTTGCGCGGGCGTGATCTGGTCGGCCCCGGCGGCGAACGCGTGAGCCCTGAGCGCTTGCGTGGGCTGTTGTGGCGCGAGGCCGGTACAGATCGGGCCAGCTCTGCCCGGAACCGCCGGGAAGCCACCCCGGCCGCCCGAGGCCGTCAGCCGGTCAAGGTCGTAGTGATCGAGTTGGCCGACTTCCGGGTCGGCGGCGTCACTGCCGGCTGA